A window of the Synchiropus splendidus isolate RoL2022-P1 chromosome 6, RoL_Sspl_1.0, whole genome shotgun sequence genome harbors these coding sequences:
- the itga7 gene encoding integrin alpha-7 isoform X3, which translates to MAAPVGRGSTVPLSSCTRHSWTIILCTLLTLFNQVCCFNLDTTHTLHKLGDPGTFFGFSLALHQQLTPESQSWILVGAPQAAGRGLLRGTRPGALFKCPITPEEYDCERVDIDGDVNLRRESKDNQWLGVTVKSQGIGGKVVTCAHLYELRQRVNHASETRDPIGRCYVLSEDLTERDDLDGGEWKFCEGRPQGHEQFGFCQQGLSVSFTPDNNFILFGAPGTYNWKGLLFMASPVEDALLYKTLEPSSRPSPFEDVAHNSYLGFSVDSAMGIMSLGELTFLAGAPRANHTGAVVLLRKDNVYRLVPQHIIWGEELASSFGYSVATTDLNKDGWTDLIIGAPNFFDRKAEIGGAVYIYLNPFGHWDDQARPIRLNGTYDSMFGMTVSNVGDLDQDGYGDIAVGAPFDGDGKVFIYRGSESGIETKPAQVLDGRDFDVRRFGYSISGGLDIDENQYPDIAVGSLNNSVVLFRSRPVINIRREISIGPQYIDLEQHNCKGRDGVCVEVKACFLFTAHPEHYSPHITLVVHFEADTERRKLGLPHRVNFLGRSSLEPEYTQTEEVELHNQRVPGCTTAVFQLHENIRDKLRPITLAITHTIKPVPPRRHSRVKRLEKLPPVLNMSVSNTQHSEVNFLREGCGVDKSCQSNLKLSYRFGTRPLTSDLFTPLPKDEDNVQVFSLKDQRVVVLEITVTNLPSDPERPDEDGDDAHAAQLLISLPQTLSYAGSRIPPQMRCQANQNGSEVECDLGNPMKRDSKLTFSINLSTTNITIETTELTADLLLTTISEQSDLLPVTAYAKVVIELPLSVSGLANPHQLFFSGEVRGESAMTSLEDVGSPVNFEFVVSNPGQALQTLGSAFLNIMWPHELENGKWLLYPASLSFQGQTGTQCFPSGALNPLKLPDSSLPAPPTSVQEGRTRRSHPDDEGQVTSRDSDGRTTPAVAASERRKSLKLDCLLGSARCVLFQCPLHSFSGQAVLKIHARLWNSTFIEEFPAVSALELLVRANITVKSSIKHLVLKDAAAQVPVMIYPEPGLVDQYYIPWWIILIAILAGILLLTLLVFLLWKCGFFRRAHIKDKLPQYHAVKIPREHRPQFHTEKSGVVHKKEWATHWSDGTS; encoded by the exons ATGGCTGCCCCTGTGGGACGAGGGAGCACTGTCCCACTCTCATCTTGCACCAGACACAGCTGGACTATCATTCTGTGCACACTGCTGACTCTTTTCAACCAGGTCTGCTGCTTCAACCTGGATACTACTCACACACTGCACAAACTGGGGGATCCAGGCACCTTTTTTGGGTTCTCTCTGGCTCTTCATCAGCAGCTAACGCCGGAGTCACAGAGTTG GATCCTGGTGGGAGCGCCGCAGGCGGCAGGGCGAGGGTTGCTGCGGGGGACCAGGCCAGGAGCCTTGTTCAAGTGTCCGATCACGCCTGAGGAGTACGACTGCGAGCGAGTGGACATTGATGGAGATG TGAACCTGAGGAGGGAGAGCAAAGACAACCAGTGGCTGGGGGTCACGGTCAAGAGCCAGGGCATCggtggaaaggtggtg ACCTGCGCTCACCTGTACGAGCTAAGGCAGCGCGTGAATCACGCCTCAGAGACCCGAGACCCCATCGGCCGGTGTTACGTCCTGAGCGAAGACCTGACGGAGCGAGACGACCTTGATGGGGGAGAGTGGAAGTTTTGCGAGGGGCGACCGCAGGGACATGAGCAGTTTGGCTTCTGTCAACAGGGTCTCTCAGTCAGCTTCACCCCGGACAACAACTTCATTCTGTTTGGGGCTCCAGGAACATACAACTGGAAGG GGCTCTTGTTCATGGCTAGCCCCGTTGAGGACGCACTGCTGTACAAAACTCTGGAGCCCTCCAGTCGGCCCTCACCCTTTGAGGACGTAGCTCATAATAGCTACTTAG GGTTCTCTGTGGACTCTGCCATGGGGATAATGAGCCTGGGAGAGTTGACCTTTCTGGCAGGAGCGCCTCGAGCCAACCACACGGGCGCCGTGGTGCTGCTGCGGAAGGATAACGTGTACCGCCTGGTGCCGCAGCACATCATCTGGGGGGAAGAGCTGGCATCTTCATTCGGATACTCAGTGGCAACCACGGACCTCAACAAAGACGG CTGGACTGACCTCATCATTGGAGCGCCAAACTTCTTTGACCGCAAGGCAGAGATCGGCGGCGCTGTGTACATTTACCTGAACCCGTTTGGACATTGGGACGATCAGGCTCGGCCCATTCGGCTCAACGGTACCTACGACTCCATGTTTGGAATGACAGTCAGCAACGTTGGAGATCTGGACCAAGATGGATATGGAG atATTGCTGTCGGGGCTCCGTTTGATGGAGATGGGAAGGTTTTCATCTACAGAGGCTCTGAGTCTGGAATCGAGACAAAACCAGCTCAG GTGCTGGACGGCCGCGACTTTGACGTGAGGCGCTTTGGGTACTCCATTTCAGGAGGTTTGGATATAGATGAAAACCAGTACCCAGATATTGCTGTGGGCTCACTCAACAATTCAGTGGTTCTATTCAG GTCTCGGCCAGTGATCAACATCCGCAGAGAAATATCGATTGGCCCGCAGTACATTGATCTGGAGCAGCACAACTGCAAAGGAAGAGATGGGGTTTG TGTGGAGGTCAAGgcctgcttcctcttcacagcCCACCCAGAACACTACTCTCCACACATCA CTCTCGTGGTCCACTTTGAAGCTGACACTGAGCGGAGGAAGCTGGGTCTTCCTCATCGGGTCAACTTCCTCGGTCGCAGCTCTCTGGAGCCGGAGTACACTCAGACGGAGGAAGTGGAGCTTCACAACCAGCGAGTCCCCGGATGCACCACTGCAGTGTTCCAGCTCCAT GAGAACATTCGGGACAAACTTCGGCCCATCACTTTAGCGATCACACACACCATCAAGCCGGTACCGCCTCGCCGTCACTCCAGGGTCAAACGCCTGGAGAAACTTCCTCCTGTGCTGAACATGTCTGTCTCCAACACACAGCACTCCGAG GTGAACTTCCTGCGAGAGGGATGCGGTGTTGACAAGAGCTGTCAGAGCAACCTGAAGCTGAGCTACCGCTTTGGAACACggcctctgacctctgacctcttcaCCCCGCTGCCAAA AGATGAGGACAACGTTCAGGTCTTCTCCCTCAAAGACCAGCGGGTGGTGGTCCTGGAGATCACCGTCACCAACCTGCCCTCTGACCCCGAGAGGCCGGACGAGGACGGAGACGACGCCCATGCAGCTCAGCTGCTCATTTCTCTTCCACAAACTCTTTCATATGCCGGATCCAGAATCCCTCCTCAG ATGAGGTGTCAAGCAAACCAGAACGGCTCAGAGGTGGAATGTGATTTAGGCAACCCCATGAAGAGAGACTCCAAG CTGACGTTCTCCATTAACCTGAGCACGACCAACATCACTATCGAGACAACTGAATTAACAGCCGATCTTCTTCTGACCac CATCAGTGAGCAGTCCGACCTGCTCCCGGTCACAGCCTATGCTAAAGTGGTGATTGAGCTCCCCCTGTCGGTCAGTGG ACTGGCCAACCCTCACCAGTTGTTCTTCAGCGGGGAGGTGAGGGGTGAAAGTGCCATGACCAGCCTGGAGGACGTCGGCAGCCCTGTGAACTTCGAGTTTGTG GTGTCTAACCCGGGTCAAGCCCTCCAGACGCTTGGGTCCGCCTTCCTTAACATCATGTGGCCACACGAGTTAGAGAATGGAAAGTGGCTCCTGTATCCTGCCAGTCTGAGCTTCCAGGGTCAAACTGGCACTCAGTGTTTTCCCTCCGGAGCTCTGAATCCACTCAAGCTGCCGGACTCTTCGCTCCCGGCCCCACCAACGTCAGTCCAG GAGGGACGAACACGGCGCTCGCACCCTGATGACGAAGGTCAGGTGACAAGCAGAGACAGTGATGGACGCACGACTCCAGCGGTGGCGGCGTCCGAGCGGAGGAAGTCGCTCAAGCTG GACTGTCTCCTGGGATCGGCACGCTGTGTCCTCTTCCAGTGTCCACTCCACAGCTTCTCTGGTCAGGCTGTCCTCAAGATCCACGCCAGACTATGGAACAGCACCTTCATTGAG GAGTTTCCAGCTGTCAGCGCACTGGAGCTGTTGGTCCGAGCAAACATCACTGTCAAGTCCAGCATCAAACATTTGGTCCTGAAAGACGCCGCTGCTCAG GTTCCAGTGATGATCTATCCGGAGCCGGGTCTGGTCGACCAGTACTACATCCCCTGGTGGATCATCCTCATCGCCATCCTGGCTGGAATCCTTCTGCTGACCCTCCTGGTCTTCCTCCTGTGGAAG
- the itga7 gene encoding integrin alpha-7 isoform X5 → MAAPVGRGSTVPLSSCTRHSWTIILCTLLTLFNQVCCFNLDTTHTLHKLGDPGTFFGFSLALHQQLTPESQSWILVGAPQAAGRGLLRGTRPGALFKCPITPEEYDCERVDIDGDVNLRRESKDNQWLGVTVKSQGIGGKVVTCAHLYELRQRVNHASETRDPIGRCYVLSEDLTERDDLDGGEWKFCEGRPQGHEQFGFCQQGLSVSFTPDNNFILFGAPGTYNWKGEMRVQLLNQTLLNLGFYDDGPYEVADQKQLNAKLIPLPYHSYLGFSVDSAMGIMSLGELTFLAGAPRANHTGAVVLLRKDNVYRLVPQHIIWGEELASSFGYSVATTDLNKDGWTDLIIGAPNFFDRKAEIGGAVYIYLNPFGHWDDQARPIRLNGTYDSMFGMTVSNVGDLDQDGYGDIAVGAPFDGDGKVFIYRGSESGIETKPAQVLDGRDFDVRRFGYSISGGLDIDENQYPDIAVGSLNNSVVLFRSRPVINIRREISIGPQYIDLEQHNCKGRDGVCVEVKACFLFTAHPEHYSPHITLVVHFEADTERRKLGLPHRVNFLGRSSLEPEYTQTEEVELHNQRVPGCTTAVFQLHENIRDKLRPITLAITHTIKPVPPRRHSRVKRLEKLPPVLNMSVSNTQHSEVNFLREGCGVDKSCQSNLKLSYRFGTRPLTSDLFTPLPKDEDNVQVFSLKDQRVVVLEITVTNLPSDPERPDEDGDDAHAAQLLISLPQTLSYAGSRIPPQMRCQANQNGSEVECDLGNPMKRDSKLTFSINLSTTNITIETTELTADLLLTTISEQSDLLPVTAYAKVVIELPLSVSGLANPHQLFFSGEVRGESAMTSLEDVGSPVNFEFVVSNPGQALQTLGSAFLNIMWPHELENGKWLLYPASLSFQGQTGTQCFPSGALNPLKLPDSSLPAPPTSVQEGRTRRSHPDDEGQVTSRDSDGRTTPAVAASERRKSLKLDCLLGSARCVLFQCPLHSFSGQAVLKIHARLWNSTFIEEFPAVSALELLVRANITVKSSIKHLVLKDAAAQVPVMIYPEPGLVDQYYIPWWIILIAILAGILLLTLLVFLLWKCGFFKRSQPRRHYETEYYRAHLGVQPSEVEKQASEL, encoded by the exons ATGGCTGCCCCTGTGGGACGAGGGAGCACTGTCCCACTCTCATCTTGCACCAGACACAGCTGGACTATCATTCTGTGCACACTGCTGACTCTTTTCAACCAGGTCTGCTGCTTCAACCTGGATACTACTCACACACTGCACAAACTGGGGGATCCAGGCACCTTTTTTGGGTTCTCTCTGGCTCTTCATCAGCAGCTAACGCCGGAGTCACAGAGTTG GATCCTGGTGGGAGCGCCGCAGGCGGCAGGGCGAGGGTTGCTGCGGGGGACCAGGCCAGGAGCCTTGTTCAAGTGTCCGATCACGCCTGAGGAGTACGACTGCGAGCGAGTGGACATTGATGGAGATG TGAACCTGAGGAGGGAGAGCAAAGACAACCAGTGGCTGGGGGTCACGGTCAAGAGCCAGGGCATCggtggaaaggtggtg ACCTGCGCTCACCTGTACGAGCTAAGGCAGCGCGTGAATCACGCCTCAGAGACCCGAGACCCCATCGGCCGGTGTTACGTCCTGAGCGAAGACCTGACGGAGCGAGACGACCTTGATGGGGGAGAGTGGAAGTTTTGCGAGGGGCGACCGCAGGGACATGAGCAGTTTGGCTTCTGTCAACAGGGTCTCTCAGTCAGCTTCACCCCGGACAACAACTTCATTCTGTTTGGGGCTCCAGGAACATACAACTGGAAGG GTGAAATGCGCGTTCAGCTTCTGAACCAGACCCTCCTCAACCTGGGTTTCTATGACGACGGGCCCTACGAGGTGGCAGATCAGAAACAGCTGAATGCCAAGCTGATCCCTTTGCCCTACCACAGTTACCTGG GGTTCTCTGTGGACTCTGCCATGGGGATAATGAGCCTGGGAGAGTTGACCTTTCTGGCAGGAGCGCCTCGAGCCAACCACACGGGCGCCGTGGTGCTGCTGCGGAAGGATAACGTGTACCGCCTGGTGCCGCAGCACATCATCTGGGGGGAAGAGCTGGCATCTTCATTCGGATACTCAGTGGCAACCACGGACCTCAACAAAGACGG CTGGACTGACCTCATCATTGGAGCGCCAAACTTCTTTGACCGCAAGGCAGAGATCGGCGGCGCTGTGTACATTTACCTGAACCCGTTTGGACATTGGGACGATCAGGCTCGGCCCATTCGGCTCAACGGTACCTACGACTCCATGTTTGGAATGACAGTCAGCAACGTTGGAGATCTGGACCAAGATGGATATGGAG atATTGCTGTCGGGGCTCCGTTTGATGGAGATGGGAAGGTTTTCATCTACAGAGGCTCTGAGTCTGGAATCGAGACAAAACCAGCTCAG GTGCTGGACGGCCGCGACTTTGACGTGAGGCGCTTTGGGTACTCCATTTCAGGAGGTTTGGATATAGATGAAAACCAGTACCCAGATATTGCTGTGGGCTCACTCAACAATTCAGTGGTTCTATTCAG GTCTCGGCCAGTGATCAACATCCGCAGAGAAATATCGATTGGCCCGCAGTACATTGATCTGGAGCAGCACAACTGCAAAGGAAGAGATGGGGTTTG TGTGGAGGTCAAGgcctgcttcctcttcacagcCCACCCAGAACACTACTCTCCACACATCA CTCTCGTGGTCCACTTTGAAGCTGACACTGAGCGGAGGAAGCTGGGTCTTCCTCATCGGGTCAACTTCCTCGGTCGCAGCTCTCTGGAGCCGGAGTACACTCAGACGGAGGAAGTGGAGCTTCACAACCAGCGAGTCCCCGGATGCACCACTGCAGTGTTCCAGCTCCAT GAGAACATTCGGGACAAACTTCGGCCCATCACTTTAGCGATCACACACACCATCAAGCCGGTACCGCCTCGCCGTCACTCCAGGGTCAAACGCCTGGAGAAACTTCCTCCTGTGCTGAACATGTCTGTCTCCAACACACAGCACTCCGAG GTGAACTTCCTGCGAGAGGGATGCGGTGTTGACAAGAGCTGTCAGAGCAACCTGAAGCTGAGCTACCGCTTTGGAACACggcctctgacctctgacctcttcaCCCCGCTGCCAAA AGATGAGGACAACGTTCAGGTCTTCTCCCTCAAAGACCAGCGGGTGGTGGTCCTGGAGATCACCGTCACCAACCTGCCCTCTGACCCCGAGAGGCCGGACGAGGACGGAGACGACGCCCATGCAGCTCAGCTGCTCATTTCTCTTCCACAAACTCTTTCATATGCCGGATCCAGAATCCCTCCTCAG ATGAGGTGTCAAGCAAACCAGAACGGCTCAGAGGTGGAATGTGATTTAGGCAACCCCATGAAGAGAGACTCCAAG CTGACGTTCTCCATTAACCTGAGCACGACCAACATCACTATCGAGACAACTGAATTAACAGCCGATCTTCTTCTGACCac CATCAGTGAGCAGTCCGACCTGCTCCCGGTCACAGCCTATGCTAAAGTGGTGATTGAGCTCCCCCTGTCGGTCAGTGG ACTGGCCAACCCTCACCAGTTGTTCTTCAGCGGGGAGGTGAGGGGTGAAAGTGCCATGACCAGCCTGGAGGACGTCGGCAGCCCTGTGAACTTCGAGTTTGTG GTGTCTAACCCGGGTCAAGCCCTCCAGACGCTTGGGTCCGCCTTCCTTAACATCATGTGGCCACACGAGTTAGAGAATGGAAAGTGGCTCCTGTATCCTGCCAGTCTGAGCTTCCAGGGTCAAACTGGCACTCAGTGTTTTCCCTCCGGAGCTCTGAATCCACTCAAGCTGCCGGACTCTTCGCTCCCGGCCCCACCAACGTCAGTCCAG GAGGGACGAACACGGCGCTCGCACCCTGATGACGAAGGTCAGGTGACAAGCAGAGACAGTGATGGACGCACGACTCCAGCGGTGGCGGCGTCCGAGCGGAGGAAGTCGCTCAAGCTG GACTGTCTCCTGGGATCGGCACGCTGTGTCCTCTTCCAGTGTCCACTCCACAGCTTCTCTGGTCAGGCTGTCCTCAAGATCCACGCCAGACTATGGAACAGCACCTTCATTGAG GAGTTTCCAGCTGTCAGCGCACTGGAGCTGTTGGTCCGAGCAAACATCACTGTCAAGTCCAGCATCAAACATTTGGTCCTGAAAGACGCCGCTGCTCAG GTTCCAGTGATGATCTATCCGGAGCCGGGTCTGGTCGACCAGTACTACATCCCCTGGTGGATCATCCTCATCGCCATCCTGGCTGGAATCCTTCTGCTGACCCTCCTGGTCTTCCTCCTGTGGAAG TGTGGGTTCTTCAAACGCAGTCAGCCGCGTCGACACTATGAGACGGAGTACTATCGGGCCCATTTGGGGGTCCAGCCCTCGGAGGTGGAGAAGCAGGCGTCAGAACTATAA